The following coding sequences are from one Lolium rigidum isolate FL_2022 chromosome 6, APGP_CSIRO_Lrig_0.1, whole genome shotgun sequence window:
- the LOC124663320 gene encoding aspartyl protease family protein At5g10770-like, translated as MLSSGKLGQRTTSTGTVRLTLLHREHPCSPVSMRPVDRSSLSISALPKYHANVRRLAGRLSSCPTDQVNTSGPILANGIPWDYYSYVTQIQLGTPAKTHNVLVDTGSSLSWVGCEPCSSGCLNPVFDPDASSTYNVVRCRSSLCNRVPSATISRNTCILPFQKCSYNQTYKDDSMSVGLVSSDRLMYGREEMQGFIFGCCNSFSGIGGQYSGILGLSVNKLSFFSQITLSRRYRAMSYCLPHPHKEGFLQFGQYSEHHGLLSFTPLFIDGNQYYVQVSNIMVGTASLDAQSNGNQTTRCFFDTGTPYTMLPGHLFDSLIDAVSKRMLGYYRVGASTGQTCFHRENFWDEEDMYIPTVRIMFRDGARITLVSEDLMFVEHQEVYCLAFKRNDGSDMVLGSRHLMAVHTVVDLEKMTMGLRDQGCI; from the coding sequence ATGTTATCATCAGGTAAGTTGGGCCAGCGGACTACCTCCACTGGGACAGTTCGCCTGACTTTGCTCCATCGGGAGCACCCGTGCTCGCCGGTCTCCATGCGCCCGGTGGACCGCTCCTCCCTATCCATTTCAGCTCTCCCAAAATATCACGCCAACGTCCGGCGCCTGGCCGGACGCCTCTCCAGTTGCCCGACAGACCAAGTCAACACCTCTGGCCCAATCCTCGCCAACGGCATTCCGTGGGACTACTACAGTTATGTGACTCAAATCCAACTGGGGACACCGGCGAAGACTCACAACGTGCTAGTTGACACCGGGTCATCCCTGTCCTGGGTCGGCTGCGAGCCATGTAGTAGTGGATGCCTCAACCCGGTGTTTGATCCTGATGCATCTTCCACATACAACGTGGTAAGGTGTCGCTCCTCCCTTTGTAACAGAGTTCCTTCAGCTACCATATCCCGCAACACTTGCATTCTGCCATTCCAGAAGTGCTCCTATAACCAGACCTACAAAGACGATTCCATGTCTGTAGGATTGGTGAGCAGTGATCGGCTCATGTATGGAAGAGAGGAGATGCAAGGATTCATCTTTGGCTGCTGCAACTCATTTAGCGGCATTGGAGGCCAATATTCAGGAATACTTGGTCTCTCGGTAAACAAGTTGTCTTTCTTCTCTCAGATAACCTTAAGTCGTCGGTACAGAGCCATGTCATATTGCTTGCCCCATCCCCATAAGGAGGGGTTCCTGCAATTTGGGCAGTATAGTGAACACCATGGTCTGCTGAGTTTCACCCCACTCTTCATTGACGGCAACCAGTACTATGTCCAAGTATCAAACATCATGGTCGGAACAGCTAGCCTTGATGCCCAGTCGAATGGGAACCAGACGACGAGGTGTTTTTTTGACACCGGTACGCCGTACACTATGCTGCCAGGTCACCTATTTGACAGTTTGATCGATGCAGTGAGTAAAAGGATGCTAGGGTACTACCGAGTTGGAGCATCAACCGGGCAGACTTGCTTTCACCGTGAAAACTTCTGGGATGAAGAGGATATGTATATACCGACTGTAAGGATCATGTTCCGTGACGGGGCAAGGATCACATTGGTCTCGGAGGATTTGATGTTCGTCGAGCATCAGGAGGTGTATTGTTTAGCCTTTAAGAGGAATGATGGTAGTGACATGGTCCTCGGAAGCAGGCATCTCATGGCTGTCCACACCGTAGTTGATCTGGAGAAGATGACGATGGGCCTCCGGGATCAGGGCTGCATCTAG
- the LOC124663321 gene encoding uncharacterized protein LOC124663321, which yields MPDRLERPGGSRRRPGSRCLESPAPPARIAPPPPAGIAPPQPGFAPPRRLESPSLPPIASNKVDLVTGMERGEYLIFRLTWAIHIRGDGKVIDLGQIAKMIPQRIGLAVCFSEKMQLMLLNSFPFIHPVELLSSSSGFGRRSAGAGMNEEAEPSGSFAPVLILLVLIFWGTGGRGERGKRGGAAAAASSSSSTATPSVAVASCAATTTSCVVPSHWPGGQVQQLELCRFPRPVDSVDDEVMARSYLLRPFHPLSSCLVEEVHDFNTFSKEELQELRKYILKIDLSVDTWKPICDPSVLRCMSWNYFCLFDQF from the exons ATGCCAGACCGCTTGGAGCGGCCAGGAGGGTCTCGCCGGCGGCCCGGCAGCCGCTGCTTGGAGTCTCCCGCGCCGCCGGCCAGAatcgcgccaccgccgccggccggaatcgcgccaccacagccgggaTTCGCCCCTCCCCGCCGCCTGGAGTCGCCTTCGCTGCCGCCCATCGCCAGCAACAAG GTGGATTTAGTGACGGGAATGGAAAGAGGAGAGTACCTCATCTTTCGTCTCACATGG GCCATCCATATCAGAGGTGATGGAAAAGTAATAGATTTGGGACAGATTGCTAAGATGATTCCACAGAGAATTGGTCTAGCCGTGTGCTTCAGTGAAAAGATGCAGCTTATGCTTCTCAACTCATTCCCTTTTATTCACCCAGTTGAACTTTTGAGCAG TTCATCGGGGTTCGGCAGGAGGAGCGCCGGTGCAGGGATGAACGAGGAGGCTGAGCCGTCTGGCTCTTTCGCGCCCGTACTTATCTT ATTGGTATTAATTTTTTGGGGAACCGGCGGAAGGGGAGAGCGCGGGAAGAGGGGCGGGGCGGCAGCAGCGGCCTCCTCTTCTAGCTCAACCGCAACCCCGAGCGTGGCGGTGGCATCCTGtgcggcgacgacgacctcttgTGTGGTGCCTTCTCATTGGCCCGGCGGCCAGGTGCAGCAGCTTGAGTTATGCCGGTTTCCTCGACCTGTCGACAGTGTGGATGACGAGGTCATGGCCCGGTCTTATCTGCTGCGTCCCTTTCATCCTCTTTCATCTTGTCTGGTTG AAGAAGTGCACGACTTCAATACCTTCTCTAAAGAAGAACTTCAGGAG CTGCGAAAATATATCCTGAAAATCGACCTCTCCGTGGACACCTGGAAACCAATTTGTGATCCATCAGTTCTGAGATGTATGAGCTGGAACTATTTTTGTCTCTTTGATCAGTTCTAA